The Longimicrobiaceae bacterium DNA window GCCACCCCGCGGACGTAGGCGGGGGTGAGCCCCAGCCGCGCCGCCACCTCGTCCATCGTCTCGGGCGAGAGGAAGCCGCGGATCTCGTGCGCCATGTGCAGCACGGGGAGGAGCGCCGCCTGGGGATCCGGGTAGCGCTCCAGGATCTTCGCGACGCGCTCCTCGTACGGGCCCGCGAAGAGCGGCGCGTGAGGGTCGTGGTCCGCCACCTGGTACGGGAGCGTCCCGGCCACGCCGGGGTGGCCGCCGTCGCGCGGGCGCACGCCCACGTAGGCGTTGCCGCGGACCTCGGCCTCGCTGAGCCCGGGGAACTCGCCGGTGTCGCCCGCGAAGCCCGGGTTCTGCTCGGCCTTCGGCCAGGACGAGGGGGGCGAGTCGGTGCCGCCGTGGGCAGCGCTCATCGATCGATCTCTCCCAGCACGATGTCGAGCGAGGCGTTGACCGCGATCACGTCGGAGAGCAGCGCCCCCTCGATCATGTGCGGGAGCGCCGCGATGTTGATGAAGGACGGGCCGCGGACGCGCCAGCGCACCGGCTTGGCCCCGCCGTCGGAGACCACGTACATCCCCAGCTCGCCCTTGGAGGACTCCACCGAGAACCACGACTCG harbors:
- a CDS encoding NAD(P)H-dependent oxidoreductase subunit E codes for the protein MSAAHGGTDSPPSSWPKAEQNPGFAGDTGEFPGLSEAEVRGNAYVGVRPRDGGHPGVAGTLPYQVADHDPHAPLFAGPYEERVAKILERYPDPQAALLPVLHMAHEIRGFLSPETMDEVAARLGLTPAYVRGVATFYTMYNLGPVGKYLIQVCTNISCNLCGGDAVLEAFLEATGTDMGETTPDGLYTVMEVECLGACGFPTAVQINDRYFENVRPEDVPAILERLK